The DNA segment GTTAAAGTCACAATGCAGGGTGACGACCTGGACTTCCAGGAAATAAGCGATGCAATAGAACAGTACGGTGGCTCAATACACAGTGTTGATGAGGTTGTTGCAGGTAAAAAGCTTATTGAAGAAGTTACAACCCCTCAGGATTGATAAAACAGGTTCAAATAGAAGAAGCTTTAAGGAATTGGTACACGTTACGTTAATTAATAAAAAATGAAC comes from the Methanobacterium aggregans genome and includes:
- a CDS encoding DUF211 domain-containing protein, whose amino-acid sequence is MAKGLIRIVLDILKPHEPTIPSFAKFLSELSGVDGVNITLMEIDKETENVKVTMQGDDLDFQEISDAIEQYGGSIHSVDEVVAGKKLIEEVTTPQD